The genomic DNA AATGACCTTAGACAAATGCGTATTTTTAGCTTTTTCACTGTTGAAGCCTAGTTGCTTCAGGCGTCTCTTGCCAGGTAACAAACCATGTCGATTTTTAGTGGCTGAAAGGAACAACTGATGGATCCCCCTGATTCTGTGGGCCAGCTGGGCTGCGGCTGCTGTCACACGGCCGCACTCACTTGACTGGTGGGTCAGACAGGCCTGGGTTCTGCTGGGATGGTGGGGCCAGCTGGGCCTCTCTCCACGTGGCCTCAGGGCCGCCCTCTGCAGTAGCCCGTATCATTTAGCAGTGCAGCCTGGGCTTCTGATGTACAGCTGGGCTGGGCCCCAAGGGGGTGGGTGCAGAGGCAGCAAAGGCCCCCGGTGTCTGGGCTCCGGAACACGCACAGATTCACTTCCGGCACATGCATTGGTCCAAGCGAGCCACGAGGCCAGCCCAGACCAAGGGGTGGTGAAATAAATTTCACCTCTGGATGGAGTCACATTTCAAAGCGGTGTGTGTGTCCTGGGATGAAAGGAATTGGTGCCATTAAAAAGCTacctcatggggcgcctgggtggctcagtcggttaagcgtccgacttcagctcaggtcacgatctcacggttcgagagtttgagccccacgtcgggctctgggctgatggctcagagcctggaacctgcttccgattctgtgtcttcctctctctctgcccctcccccgttcatgctctgtctctctgtctcaaaaataaataaacgttaaaaaaaaaaattaaaaaaaaaaaaaagctacctcGCTGCCCTTCCCAGAAAGACTTCAGACCAGCGACAAATGACTACGTGGCTTATGGGCTGGATGTCAGGAGCCCTGATGTCCCTTGTCTCCTGCACCACATACTGAGTGATGTGAAACCAATTGTCTCCTCTCTCAGACTCAATTTCTCTCTGTGTGCCATGGGGGCACTGAGTGTGGTGATCTCTGGCCTTGTGTGTGTGCAAGGTGAGACCCAGGTGCAGAAACAGTGAATTGTACCATATCAGAGAAGCGGAAGCCCAACCATAGAAGAAACTGTCCCAGTGGCTCACTGCTTCTCACTATTCCAAGCTTTGGCTATTGGCCGCTACATaacggggggcgggcgggggtgggagggacatgAGGCCCATGTGGGCTCAAAGAGAGCGACAAGAAGCACAAACGAGTTTCAGACAGCACTCCCCAAGGCTGCCAGCACCCCAGCACCAGCCCCCAGACCCTGGGGAATACAGCTTTCCCTTCAGGTCACCAGCGACCCCAGTTTCTCCTCCAGCTGCCTGAGCCAATcggtttttcttctgtttaagcTAGCTGGGGTTGGGTTTCTCTCCTGGAGTTGAAAGAGGCCTGAGAAACACAAACATTGTCTCCTAACCAGTCACCACCACAACTAAACAATCGAGAGTTGAAAGCGGCCTTTCAGAAGTGACGCCCTCAGTAGACCTGACCGGTGGCATTTTATTACGTGCACCCAGGAAAGAAACTTCTTGGctgtccctgcccaccccacccccccccccccaccccccgccccaagccTGCTCCCTGAGGCTTGTAAAATAGCAATCGCTCCCTGGAGGTAACTGAAGAAGAGGAGGACAGAACTCCCTCCCAGGCAACTGGCAGAGGCTTGGCCATAGGCCAAGGCAGCCACAGCCTTCGGTTCGCGGCCACCactcactgactgcaagatcTTGCAAGACTTACCAGACAGGGCTGGGGTCAGTGTAAGAGCAGAGCAATGCTGGCCTCGCCCACAGGCACCGAAACTGCTTAGCACACAGCGGGTGCTTGGTCAACTGATAATACTTCTTTCCTGCAACGTTACCTGCCAGTAAATTCGAAGAGAGGGGTTTAAAGGtgctcccattttgcagatgatgaaaCCAAGGATCACAGAGGCTGAGAGACTTGACCAGGGTCACGCAGCGGGTAAGTGAAGGGAGGGGGAACCTGAGAGCCAGGCCCAGGTATTCTGATGATATGCCTGCTGCTGTTTGATCACCCTCCCTGTTTGTCTGGAAGATGTGGCCTCAGGGGGCATCCCAGCCCCTGGGTCAGAGGCCAGCTGGGCTGGGTTACTCTGCGCAGACCCTTGTTCACCTGCCTTCCTGGGAAGGCCTTTCTAAAATGCGCTCTagtattggggcatctgggtggctcagtcggttaagcgtccaactttggctcaggtcatgatctctccattggtgagtttgagacccgtatctggctccaccctgacagtacaaagaacctgattgggattctctctctctctccctctctctatgcccctccccaacttgcgtgtgctctctctctctcaaaataaataaacttaaaaaaataaataaaattcgcCCTAATGCTGGAAACAGGACCCTTTGGTCTCATAGTGTCCACTGTGCTCGTGGTTTATCCTGTGCTGCAAGTTAAGAGTGAAAAGAACCCTAGACTTGGTTTCTGGAGCTGCAAATGTGCTTGGGGGGTTACCTAGTTCAACCCACCCCTCGCAGATGGGGTGACTAGGGCTCAGAAAGGGCAGAACGATTATCTGCTATCACATAGCAAACTACTGACAGGGCTAAGACCTACACCCAGGTCACCTGTCTCCCCATCCAGGGTTCCCGGAAATAGCTGATTCACCCCAAGGCCTTGGCCCTAAGGGAGGGAAGCTGAGATGGGTGGAGGGATCCATAGAGGCCAGCACAATGAACTGAACTGGAACTCTCCCACCTCCACGTCCTTTCAGTCTGGGTGCCCCCCTGAATAGGCTGTGTGCAGGAGTGGGGGATGGAAAGGTGTGTGCCCCTAACCAATGGCAGTCAGGCAGGGGCTGAGAAGCCGGCGGACAGGAAGCCCCCAGCACGTCTGGGCGATCAGATAACCAGAATCACCGGGGGTAATtgaggagaaggaaaatatattaacatCTACAGCGGCAGCAGCCAAGAGCATGCCCGCCCAGCCTAGATTAGagcctcccctctgtccccctgaaGGGGAGCTTGCAGTCCAGCTGGCCAGCACAGCCTTGACACACAGCAGCCCTTGAGGAGCCcctggacagaaggaaggaggagaaaaagggaaggggaaggtcGTTTTGTCctaaagatgaaaaatgtttttttctcacaAGTGTCTCTGAGAATCCCAAAATGTCTGAGGTGATCAACTATTCAGCTTATACAAATAGGGAGCCTGGTGTCCAGGGAGGGGCTGACCCTGCCCCAGGCTCCCTTGACTCAGAATCCAGGGTTTTGTCACCACTTCATGTTTTCACTCACCTCCCAGGGCAGGGTTTTCAGCCCTTAGCTAATGCCTGGGTCTTAATTCACAAAGACAGAGCTGAGTAtcagggaggagacaggagggcTCAGGGCTGGGCTTCAGGAATTCTGGGATCTTCTCCTGGCTTCCCTCAACTCCTCTCACAGTGGAAAGTCACTATCCTCCCATCTGTTTTAATGGGGGCCATAAACTATAGTGCACACAGAGCCAGAAAGATCTGGGTTCAGAGAGCAGCCCTGACACTTGCCAGCCCCACACTTTTGAGCCTCAGCTTCCATATCTATGAAAGGGGGATACTAATCCCATCTTGGAGAATATAGAAGATTTGATGGGATTGCATTATACCcgtttatggatgaggaaactaacaTGCGAGAGTTTAAGCAATTTGCTCAAGCAGTGTGATACTGCTAAAAGTGAAATTGGGCAAAATCAATATTGGAGCCCAAGTCAGTATGACTCCAAAGGGTTTTCTGTTTCTACTCTAGTCGGGAGCCAGAAGGAGATTTCTGGATGAAGTGCTACTTATGCAAATGTTTGCAGGCAACTCATTCAGTCTCTCTCGAAGCAGAAAGTTAGACCCAGAGGTGGGTGCATCCAATTGGACCCAGGCCACCTGGAATGGCTCCCACTGTGGTGGCCAGAGTGCCTTGCCGTGGAAGAGCTAAGGACACTCTTGACCCCTGGATGTCTCTGTCTCCAGCCTCTTAGGTGGAGCAGCCttgaccctcccctgccctttctAGACACCCCACCCAAAGCCCCACCACCTTCCTGCAGCTTTTATAACCCCTAGTCTCCCACAGTTTTTACTGACCCTGATGCTCtaggagaggaggctgggtgtCCCAGCACGTGTTCACAAGGACATGCCTATGACTCTATGCAGGAGTGCATGGAAGCACATCTCTGTGCATGAACTTGGTGGGGGCACAGGGTTTGGCCTCATCTTGCAGATGGATATGGCCATGTCACTTGTGTGTGCTCCTGAATGTGTGTGGGCCTATGGTGGGTGCAAGTATCTCCTGAGTGTGTTCTGACCATTTGTGGGGTGATGTGTCCCAGCCCTGTGTGCAAGGGGGACTGGCTGTCCACGTGCAGGGGGTATTCTGTATGGCCGAGAACCTGCAGTGGGCTCCGTGGGCCCagaggtgtgtatgtatatggagGTACCTGCAGGCAGGCTAGGGCAGCTTATGGGTGCCACTTCGTGGGCAGCTGCAAAGAAAGGGGGGAATGGTGTTTTAGGGACCTGAGGCAAACCCCTCTTCACTAAGTCTATGCTTCCCTTCTGCTAATGAACTTGATTATCCTTGAGATTATgcttgggatggagcccccccGGGTGGGGGCAGACAGAAGCCATGGCAACCTGAAGTTGCCCAGCAAGTTAgaaatgggaggggggggggggtgtaccaTCAGCCAGAAAGGCcaaggtgtgtgtggggagagggaTGGACACACTCACCTCACCAGTCTTGGGGCAGTTGCCTCAGAAACACAACCGGAGCCGCAGCCCAGGTCTATGTTGGGCAGGGAGCAAACTCTGTAGTTCTTTCTAGTTTCTAAACCCCAGTTCTCAGCCGGTAGCTCTGTGGGGACAGGAGGCAAGGTGTCCAGAAAACTCCCCAACAGTCATCCCAGAGGCTGGAACGCCTGCTTTCTGGTGCCCAACGTTTACAGCGCGCTTCACAGAGCAGGGCGCCCTCGCTTCCTTTCTCCGCGGAGAGCTCAGAATGGCTGATCCCTTTTCCAGAAGTGGAATCAGAGGACTCGAGAAATAACCCCCTCAAAGGACTTACTGGGACGCCAACGCAGCTCTCCGGAGCTGGGACGTACTGGGTCGCCTAAAGCACCCGAGCTGCAAAACCCCCTAGTGATGTCCGCCAGGCTCCCGGCCGAGACCTAAGTGGGACTTCTCCTTGAGCAGTGGCTTCCTCCTCTGTCAAACCAGACTGGTTGAGGTGCCTCGCTCGGCTGGCTGCGAGGGTTAGAAACCTGTCCTACCTGGGCCCCACGCGCCGCAGGTCCGCCGTAGGCTCGCAGCAGGCACGCTTATTAACACCGGCTACAGTTAGTAAGTCCCCCCCTTTGTAACTCGACAGGGTGCGAAGTCCTCTGCGCCGCTGGCGCCGCGGGTCCGTGGCGTCCGCGGggaccccgcccccgccccccgcgcgcgGCGGGAGCCACCCTGTGGGGTTTCGGCGCGCTGACGTGGGCGGATCAAAGCTACTGCCCGCGCCTTATAAAGCAGTTGGGGCGGACCGCGCCGGAGACCGTGCGGCTCGAGAAGGAGAGCTCCGGCGAGCGGGCGAGCGCAGGCCCCGAGAGCCCAGCGCAGCCCCCAGCAGCCCGAGTCCGTGCTACAGTCCTCGCGGGACCCGAGCCAGCCGCCGTTCGCGGGGATCTCGGGCGTCCTGCTGCGGCCGCTCCGGGAAGAGGGCGCCCTCGCCGCCTGCCCAGCCCGGAGAGCGCTCGGGTCCGCTGGGGGCAGTGCTCGCCGCTCCCCGGCCGGCCCGGGCGGCAGGGCACTCGGTGCGCGCCCGGCGAGCGCCCCAGGAGGTGAGCAGCGGCCGCCGGCGGCGCGCGGGTGCTCAGCGGGGACCTGCTAGGGCGGGGGCGTTTGAGTCCGAGGGGGACGGCGCGACCCCGTAGGGCACCGACTCCCGGGTAAGCACATCGAGGCCTCCTCCACACCTCCCCTCTGCGGTTCTCCGAGGAATCCCTGGGAGGAGCGCAGCCCCGCAGGGGCCTGGGGGCGCTGGCTTTCCCGGCCTGTATGCTGGAGGTGGGTTGTTCCGATCGTGCGGGCCGCTGCCAGCCTCCCCGGCCCCGTTCCCCGGATTAGACCCTCTCCCTCCCAGTCGGAGCGCGAATGAGGTCATGCCCGAGCCATCCCGGGGGTGGGAGACTTGGATAGTGAGGCAGGGCACAGGGCGTGTGTGGCGGGGCGGGAGAGGGTGGCCAAAGGCAGACGACTACCGCGGTTCGTACCAAATTGGGGAGTGGGGGCGGACGCCTAGCCTGGAGACCGACTCCCAGAAGCGGCACGGGAGAGGAGAGAACCAGGACTTTGTTTACAGACCTGAGctccaggctggggggggggggggtagggcgggggaggaggagagtcCTGTCCCAGGACCGGAGGCACATCTGGAGCCGCCTCGGACATCTGGCTGAGCTCGCGCACGGGCACCACAACTCCCACCTTCTGGTGCTGAGGTGCCTCCATGACCACAGGATCCTTAGGCTCTCAGGGTCTGGCTCCAGAGGGGTGGCGGGAGGTGACCGGAGtactcccaccccacccttcccACTTCCAAAATAACCAGTCTCGCGGGTAACTCGGCGCATCGTCCGCAGCCGAGCAGACAGATTTCGCAAGACTCGCGCGGCTGGGGTCAAACCCGGGTTGCGGGCCCGACCTAGCTCCGCGTCGCAGGTAACCTTGAAGCGGTCGCTTGGCGTCACCGGCTCGCAAGGTCGGCTCTGCCAGCTGCGCAGCCCGAGGCTTCAGGCCCGGCCCGCGCCGACCTGACGCGCGGCGTAGACACTCGGCCCGGAGCGCCCAGCCCGCTCCCGGTCCAGTGCGGGCTCATCCCGGTAAGGGAAGCTCGGCGTGGCCCAGCTGGCTTGGCTCAGAGGGGCGGCCGCCCTGGCAGCGGCGTTTGCAAGGACTTCCAGAGCTCAGGCCCTATAACCACCTGTTCGAATCTGACTGTGGCTACTGAGCTCACGGTGCACAGACCGGGAGACCACTTCTCTCGCCCTCTGCTAGCGGGATAGCTTGGCCCTTAACGCCAGCGCGGGGAGGAAGGGAcagcctgtctgtctctcccaagaCACTGCGCTTTGACGCGGGCCCACTAAGCTCCAGGTCCTAAGGGAGGCTCCGCTCTGGGCCTGAAGCAAGGGGTCGAGCAGTTCCGGGCTGACCGCGACAAGTGGATGTCTTACAGAACAACCAGCACTGAGAGGGTACTTACTCTACGCCTCGTCCCGTCCCTAGACGGGGACACCGGGGCCCAGGAAGAAAAGGGGACTTGCCGAAAGTCCCACTGCGCGGGAGGCAGCAGCGGATCCCACCTCGAGCCCCGGCGTAGCGCCCCCTGGCGGGCAGCGGGCTCCGCGAGGCGAGTGTGCCCTGACCCTCGGGGTGCAGGCTGAGGGTGACCTAGCGGCAGGCGCCTCTGTCCCGGACGTTGTTACAAGGGACAGTTATAATCCGTCAGGACTCAGAGGCCAGGCCAGGCGCTGCCTCTCCCACCAACGTATTGGGGCAGTGGAGGGAGAAGGCCGGGACCACCGGGGACTCTCAGAAGGAGCCTGGAGTAACTGTAGGCCTGGGTCCCCGTTTGCTGTGACCGGGGCGGCCCCTCCTCTTTGGGAGAGTTGAGCTGGACATGGATCTCCCGCTGTGAGTCTGCACTCTCCTCTGTTCGCGtgcagccccttcctcctccccactctggaATGCTGGGtgcctggtgggggcggggggagagtcCACACTtcgggacggggtggggggaaaaaaagagacagtgaCTGGAGTTTTCATCTTTCCCCCCATATCCAGCCTATATACTTCTCATTCTCAAGAGTGTGGTAAACTTTCATGGTCAGTAAGACAAAAGGTTTGGATGCaggctgggtgggaggagggggctcaGTTACACTGAGAACCCCGCTGAGACCGCTAGCCTTGGACTCGGCACGTTTGTAGTGAGCGCCTCCGAGTTAGGCGCCTAGCGGGACACTGCGAAGGAGGAAAAAGACACGTAATTCAGGGTTTTCTCCCTGCTTACTTCTGCGTTATGCCTCAAGGCTCCAGGAAACAGTGCGGTTTCAAATCTTGCGTGTGCTTAAGGCACACACGTAGACGCACACACTATACAGGTATTCGTAACAGTGTAAACTCAGGCAGAGGGGAACTTAAAGACCCCCAAGCTCCTGCGAGGCTTGAAAGG from Panthera tigris isolate Pti1 chromosome D1, P.tigris_Pti1_mat1.1, whole genome shotgun sequence includes the following:
- the LOC122231480 gene encoding skin secretory protein xP2-like, with the protein product MAHNQVAVLGALGVDLFTVTLEPLARVSRIQQWPPGHPATLPSSWADPAPPPPPTPARQFSPLHYLEMMKPRITEAERLDQGHAAGCVQEWGMERCVPLTNGSQAGAEKPADRKPPARLGDQITRITGEVESEDSRNNPLKGLTGTPTQLSGAGTVRSPLRRWRRGSVASAGTPPPPPARGGSHPVGFRRADVGGSKLLPAPYKAVGADRAGDRAAREGELRRAGERRPREPSAAPSSPSPCYSPRGTRASRRSRGSRASCCGRSGKRAPSPPAQPGERSGPLGAVLAAPRPARAAGHSVRARRAPQEVSSGRRRRAGAQRGPARAGAFESEGDGATPSALPAAQPEASGPARADLTRGVDTRPGAPSPLPVQCGLIPTGTPGPRKKRGLAESPTAREAAADPTSSPGVAPPGGQRAPRGECALTLGAEGNLKTPKLLRGLKGFRRRTVKFSPLFYEGKLSLGMVEGSPKLTQPDENVPFLLKRPPILGLTDLPSCAHSASAVTPFLLSFRSLLVSVPRGSLCLSVFQPRSLTGFLPLAVSGPVASFPASPQPGSQPGSRARWTRPRPRSGDT